The genomic stretch ATGCCAACCGTTTCAGCATACGTCATTCTTGCCGTTTTAGGGGTTCCTGCGTTAGTGGAGATGAATGTTAACGTTGTGGCTGCCCATATGTTTGTATTTTATTTTGGCGTAATGTCAGGACTTACTCCTCCAGTTGCAATAACAGCTTATACGACGGCAGGAATTGCTGGATCTAATCCATCATCAACCGCATTTTACGCGATTCGTATTGCTCTTGGCGGATTTTTTGTTCCATTTGTATTTGTCTATAACCCCGAATTGTTATTACAAGGCGGAGATATTCCTGCCATCATAACTGCATTGATATCTGCTGCAGTTAGTTGTGTTCTTTTTGCAGGTGCAGTGGAAGGATATTGGTTTGGACATGTTACGCCGCTGAAAAGAACGATTTTATTTATCAGTGCTATATTACTTGTTATGCCTGGTTTAATCGGAGATCTAATAGGACTTCTTCTTGTCGTGTTCACTTTCATCTGGCAACGTTCTCATCGTGTCGGGAAAAGCTCACCCCAAGAAATAAGTGGATAAAAGGAGGATTTTAATGCGTAAATCATTAATTAGTCTATTGGTAGCGCTTACACTAATCGTGATGACAGCTTGTGGAAATAGTGCTTCTAGTGATGGAGAAGGACTCAAAGCACCTGATAAGTTCTTAAAAGTTGGTTCGGGACCTATGGGTTCTGGGTGGTATCCGATTACGACTGCATTGTCAGAACTATATATGGATCATTTTTCTGGACTTAATGTTTCACAGATTGAAGGCGGAAGTACTTCGAACCTAAAATCACTCCAAATTGGTGATATCCAGTATGGTATTCATTACACTTCTGATTTTGCTGACGCAGTTAAAGGGACTGGAAGCTTTGATGAAAAATTAGACAAGGTATCAGGACTTACTTCTCTCTATCCGGTTTATCAGACAATCGCGACTCTTGCAGATAATGAAGAGATTAATAAGGTGGAAGATATCGTTGATCAACACATCTTCCTAGGTCCAAAAGGCGGGGGTGGTCCAGTTGCCTTCTGGAGAATGATGAAAGAATACGGGATTGACGAAGGTTCTATTGAGGATGCAGGTGGTAAGATTTCCTATGGTAATTATTCAGATGGTGCCTCTATGTTAAAAGATGGCATTGTCGATGTTTTTGTTGGTGGTGGGGCTCCTCAAGTGACTTCTCTTCAGGAGATAGAGGTAACAAAACCAATTAAGGTTATTCCAATTGATGAAGAAAAGCTTAAAGGCATTAGCGAAAAAGGATTGGGGATTTCTTATGATAGCCTTCCAGGAGGAACGTATAAAGGTCTAGAAGAAGAGATACCAACTTACACTCTAGTTGCGATGTTTGGTGTCCGCTCAGACTTATCAGAAGATTACGTTTATAACTTAACGAAAGTATTTTGGGAAAACCAGGATCCTTTTAACGAGCAAATTCCACAAAGAGCAAAGAATTTTACGTTAGAAACTGCTTTAGATGGGATCGATCCAGAGACGCTTCATCCAGGAGCAAAAAAATACTATGAAGAAGAAAAGATCATTGAATAAAAAACAGCAAAAGTAATTCTCAAAGGTGGGAATGGCATTGGAGAAACTTATCGACCGACCATGGTACCGATTTTACCCGGAAATTATGAATAATTCCCAATCACTACCAGAATGTTCAGTGTACCAGTTGCTTCACGATAGCGAAAAGAAATATGGAAACAAGGTAGCGCTTCGTTTTCAAGATCAACGAATCTCATATAGAGAATTGAAGGACACAGTCGATCGGCTCGCCTCATCCTGGCATGACATGGGAATAAAAAAAGGAGAACGCATCGGCTTGATGTTATTGAATCAACCTATGTATGTCTATGCATATTATGCAGCTCAGAAGTTAGGTGCCACTGTGGTACAGATAAACCCCATGTATATGCCGAGGGAAATTGAAGAAATTTCACACGAGGTAGGTCTCTCTTATCTCGTCACAGAGAGTAGGTACATGGAGAAACTTGAAACTGTCATGAAATCATACTCTTTTGATCAGTTATTTCTAACAGATCAAAACAGTTCCGTTTTATTACCAAATACTCACTTCATTGAACGGCTTATTAAAGAAAAGGCACCTGATCAAAAAGCCGTTCCTATTAAAGCGAAAGATGATATTGCCGTCATCCAATTTACTGGTGGTACGACAGGAAAAATGAAAGGCGCGATGTTAACACATTATAATCTTGTTTCGAATGTAATCCAGAGTTATTTGATGTACGGAAGTGAGATGAAGCTCGGTGAGGAAGTCACTTTAACGGCAACCCCTCTTTATCACGTTTACGCAATGACAAGCGGTATGAATTTAAGTATTTATATTGGTGCCACCAATATTATTGTACCTAAGTTCGATGTAAACGACGTGTTAAGAATTATTAGGGAAAACCAACCTTCTTTTTTCCCAGGTGTCCCAACGATGTACAACGCTTTTGTTAATCATCCTGACGTAAAAGAGTATGGACTGAATTGCTTTAAATTTTGTTCCAGCGGCTCTGCTCCACTTCCAATCGAAGTGATAAATCGTTTCGAAGAAATAACGGGTGCGGTTATAGGAGAGGGATTTGGTATGTCAGAAACATCCCCTTCAACACATCGTAATCCACCATTTGGAGAAAGGAAGATTGGTAGTATTGGGATCCCTTTTCCCGGAACAGATTGTCAAATCGTTGATGAAGATGGAAATGAACTTCCTCCTAAAAGTGTTGGAGAACTCGCCATTAAAGGACCTCAGGTGATGAAAGGTTATTGGAATAAACCAGAGGAAACGAGTGAGAGTATAAAAAACGGCTGGCTACTCACTGGTGATCTTGCAACGATGGATAAGGATGGTTACTTCTATATTGTCGGTAGGAAGAAGGAAATGATTATTACAGGAGGATTTAATGTCTATCCACAGGAAATTGAGAGTGTTCTTTATGAACATCCCTCTGTTAAAGAAGCCGCTGTGATTGGGATCCCTCATGAATACAGTGGCGAACGAGTGAAAGCATTCGTTGTTGTTAAAGACCATTCCATTTCAGAAGAAGAGCTCCTTGCCCATTGTTACGAGAATTTAACAAGATACAAAGTACCCAAGCAAATTGAGATAAGAGATTCATTGCCTAGAAATACAGTTGGAAAGTTACTTAAACGGCTCCTAATTACAGAAGAAACGATCGAAACAGGGAGGTAAAAGTATGAATATAGAACGTGTTAGTAAAGTTGGTGTGATTGGATCGGGAACAATGGGGTCACAGATTGCGATGGTTTGCGCTCTTGCTGGGTACTCAGTTGTTTTAAACGATATAGAAGAAAGTAGTCTTGATAAAGCCAGAAAGTCACTTGAAGGCCATATGGCACGCAGAATTAAGAAAGGGAAATTGACAGAAGGACAGGTGAAAGAAGCTTTTCAATTGATTCACTTTAGTACTTCTCTAAACGATTTCAAAGAAGTCGACCTTGTTATCGAGGCAATCATTGAAAAGCTAGAAGTCAAAAGAGAACTTTTTGCTAAGCTCGATCAAATTTGCCCCAATCACTGCATTCTCGCAACAAACAGCTCGACAATCGTTAGTTCAAAATTAGCAGACGCAACGGATCGTCCTGAAGCAATATGCAACATCCATTTCTTCAATCCTGCACTCGTCATGGATTTAGTAGAAGTTGTAAAAGGACCGCATACGTCTGATCAAACAGCGGATACAGCCTACGAATTTGTAGAATCGCTAGACAAAACACCGGTTCTTTTGCAAAAAGAAATTTCTGGTTTTGTTGCAAACAGGATTCTTGGAAAACTAATGGACGAAGCAGTTTACTTACTTGAGAACGGCTATGCAACACACGAAGAGATCGATCTCGTTTGTACGAAAGCTTTAAATTATCCGATTGGACCTTTTGCACTTATGGACCTCACTGGTATCGATGTAAATTATTATGTACGTCAACAGCGATTTGAAGAGTCCGGAAATGAAGCCGATCGACCAGCACGAATTGTAGAAGAAAAAGTAAACAACGGGGAACTTGGGAGAAAGACAGGCAAGGGCTTTTATAGCTATCAAACTTAAATGATGGGAGTCGTTAGATTATGGAAAATATCATTTTTACTCAAGAAGATCAGCTTGCCTATGTAACGATTTCACGTCCTGACGTAAGGAACGCATTGAATAAAGAAACATTGATCGAATTAAAACAAACTCTGGAGAAACTTGAAGAAATGGACGAAGTGAAGTGTGTCATCATCACAGGTGAAGGAGAAAAATCATTTGCAGCGGGCGCAGATATTTCACAACTTGAAAAGAAAACCATGTATGATGCATTCAAATCAGGTAGCATGCAGGAAATCTATGATTATATCGAAGGTTATACGAAACCAACCATAGCAATGGTAAACGGTTATGCGCTAGGTGGGGGATGCGAGCTTGCCATGGCGTGTGACATAAGAGTTGCAGCCACTCATGCCAAATTTGGCTTACCCGAACTCAATCTCTCCATCATTCCTGGAGCAGGAGGCACTCAGAGGCTTACAAGACTTGTCGGTAGAGGGAAAGCACTAGAAATGATTTTAACTGGCAAATTGATCTCAAGTGAAGAAGCCGCTGCCATTGGCCTAATCACTGAAACGGCTGAAATATCAAACTTAAAAGAAAAAACAGTTGAAATCGCCGAACAAATTATTAGTAAAGGTCCGATGGCCGTTATGATGGCAAAACTCGCCGTGAATATGGGAGCGGATATAGATATGAAAACAGGTTTACTTATTGAGAAGTTGTCACAAGCGATTCTTTTTGCTTCAGAAGACAAAAACGAAGGAACGAGAGCTTTTCTTGAGAAAAGAAAGCCCGTTTTTCAAGGTAAATAAAATGGAGGCAAATACAAGCACTAAATATGAACGTGTTAGAAATGATTTTGAAACAAGTCCCTTTTTCAACTTATTAGGTTTTGAATTACGATCGATTACTGAAGATGAAGTCATCCTTGAGCTACCAATAGAAAGAAAACTATTAAACACACATGGAAGTTTGCACGGTGGTGTCTATGCAACGATGATTGACAATATTATTAGTTTGAAAATGCGTTCTACAATCGGCAGTCCTGTCATCACGATTAACTTAACCATTAACTATATTGCTCCAATCACAAGTGGGAAGATTATCGCAAAAGCGTTCGTCTATGGAGAAGGAAAGCGAACGAAAATGGGTGAAGGAGTTGTGATGGATGAGAACGGAAAGCTTCTTGCAAAAGGAAGTGGAACGTTTAAAGTGATTAAACCGAAAGAACAATAAAGATCGTTAAAGAAAAGAGGCGTTGCATTTGTCAATTCAAAAAATAGCAGTAATTGGTGCAGGAACTATGGGAAGAGGCATTGCCTATTCTGCTGCTGCAGCAGGACTCTCGGTCATTCTTCAAGATGTCAGCGAAGCGTCATTAGAAAAATCCAAATCTTATCTACAAACGCAATTTGATCGATCCGTAAGTAAAGAGCTTCTTTCTAAAGAATTAGCTGATGAACGATTTAGAGAAATTAACTATACAACAGAACTATCTGAAGCTGCCAAGGATCGTGATCTAGTCATCGAAGCAGTTCTTGAACTAATGGAACTCAAAACAAGCATCTTTAAACAACTCGATGAATATGCACCAGATCATGCTATCTTAGCTACCAACACATCAACCATGAGCCCCACCGAAATCGCTGCCCAAACAAAAAGACCCGATCATTGTCTTGCCCTTCACTTTTTTAATCCCGTTCCAAAGATGAAGCTAATTGAAGTCATTTGTGGTTTAGAAACTTCTGAAGAAACGATTAGCCAAGCTATGGCCTTTGGGGAATCCATCGGTAAGGAATGCGTTCGAATCAATGAATTTCCAGGCTTTGCTGTCAGCCGTATGAATTGCTTGATCGGCAATGAAGCTATGAATATGGTCATGGAAGGTGTTGGTTCACCGGAAGACATCGACAAGGCTATGAAACTAGGGCTAAACCATCCGATGGGTCCACTAGAACTCGCAGATCTAGTTGGTCTCGATACAAGACTTCGTAACATGCAATATCTATATGAAACGCTCGGAGAAAAATATCGACCATGCCCGATTTTAACAAAATACGTTAAAGCCGGAAGACTAGGTAGAAAAAGTGGAAGAGGATTTTATACATACGATTAAAAAGGAGAGACAAACATGGACTTTGAATTAGATCAGGACATTCAGTTTCTTAAAACCAACATCCGAAACTTTGTTGAAAATGAAGTCGAGAAGGTTGCCATGACGATTGAGCGCGAAGATCGTATACCAGACCGAATCATTGAGATGTCTAAAGAAATGGGATTATTCGGCTTAAGTATCCCAGAAGAATATGGTGGCTTAGGTATTGGCATGGTTGGAAAATGCGCTCTCTATGAAGAGTTAGGTAAAACCCATAATGGTTTTACTACACTGATAGGTGCTCATACAGGTATTGGTTCTGTCGGAATCGTTGAACTTGGCAATGAAGAACAAAAGGAAAAGTACCTTCCAGATATGGCAAGCGGAAAGAAAATTGGCGCCTTTGCCTTAACCGAACCTTCTGCGGGATCGAATGCTTCGAACTTAAAAACAACAGCAGTTAAAGAAGGAAATAAATATATTTTGAATGGAACAAAGCATTACATTACGAATGCCACTGAAGCAGATGTTTTTACCGTAATGGCAGCAACAGATCCATCAAAAGGCGCAAAAGGGATTACTTCATTTATCGTAGAAAAGGACTTTCCAGGCTTTCAGGTCGGTGCGGTTGAAGAAAAAATGGGGTTAAAAGGATCCCACTCCGCTGAGCTTATTTTTGATAACTGTGAAGTACCAGAGGAAAACGTGCTTGGTGAGGTAGGAAAAGGTTACGTCAATGCATTGAAAATATTAGCAAATGGTCGAGCTGGACTCGCTGCGCGTAATCTGGGATCATCTCAAAAACTATTGGATTTAAGCATGGAATATGTAAAAGAACGTATTCAATTTGGAGTGCCAATTATTGAACATCAGGCCGTCGCTCACATGGTGGCAGAAATGGGGGTGGAGATTGAAGCCCTAAGATCGTTTACATACCGCGTCGCGTGGATGGTCGATCAGGGTGAAAAAGTCATTAAAGAAGCGGCAATGCTTAAGTTATACGGTTCTGAGGTCTATAACAGAGTTGCAGACAAAGCCCTTCAGGTGCATGGGGGAATCGGCTACATTTCGGATTATCCGATCGAGCGGTACTTTCGAGATGCACGTATTACACGCATCTATGAAGGTACTTCTGAGATACAAAAGAACATTATCGCGAGTCAGCTAAGAAAAGAATATAGCTAAAGGAGGATTAGGAATGAGTGAAAACATCGTAATTGTTGAAGCAGTTAGAACACCTGTCGGACGGTATGGTGGCGTGTTGAAAAGCTTGAATTCCGGTGAGCTAGCCGCTATTGCCATTAAAGAAACGATCGCAAGAGCAGGGATAACCCCTGAACTTATTGATGAAGTTATCCTTGGTGAAGTACGTCAAACAACGCAGTCGTCGAATGTTGCCAGGATTGCTGCTTTAAGAGCTGGGGTACCTCCTACTTCACCCGCATTTACAATTAATCGACTTTGCGCTTCTGGAATGCAGGCAATTGCTTCAGCTGCTCAACAAATCCATTCCGGGCAGGCTGAGATTCTGGTCGCTGGTGGTACGGAAAGCTTAAGTCACGCACCGATCTATTTACGCGACAGCCGCTTTGGCGGAGATAGAACAAAATTAGTAGATTCCAATCTTGAAGCTGGTCAACAACCGGCCGAGTTATATGGTAATAATTTAGGTATGGGCATTACCGCAGAAAACGTAGCGGAAAAGTACCAGATTTCTCGAGGGGATCAGGATGCTTTTGCTGCTGAGAGTCAGCGACGCGCGGCTGTAGCCATCGAGGATGACGTATTTGCTGAAGAAATCGTTCCGGTCGAGGTAAAGTCACGACGTCAGACCAACCTCGTAAATCATGATGAACATCCGCGTCCAGGAACAACAATAGAAAAGCTTTCAATGTTAAAGGCAGTATTTAAAGAAGGCGGTTCGGTTACTGCTGGAAATTCTTGCGGTAGAAACGACGGAGCGGTGGCGATGCTTGTGATGACGGAAGCGAAAGCAAGTGAACTACAACTTCAA from Bacillus sp. Cs-700 encodes the following:
- a CDS encoding TAXI family TRAP transporter solute-binding subunit, whose protein sequence is MRKSLISLLVALTLIVMTACGNSASSDGEGLKAPDKFLKVGSGPMGSGWYPITTALSELYMDHFSGLNVSQIEGGSTSNLKSLQIGDIQYGIHYTSDFADAVKGTGSFDEKLDKVSGLTSLYPVYQTIATLADNEEINKVEDIVDQHIFLGPKGGGGPVAFWRMMKEYGIDEGSIEDAGGKISYGNYSDGASMLKDGIVDVFVGGGAPQVTSLQEIEVTKPIKVIPIDEEKLKGISEKGLGISYDSLPGGTYKGLEEEIPTYTLVAMFGVRSDLSEDYVYNLTKVFWENQDPFNEQIPQRAKNFTLETALDGIDPETLHPGAKKYYEEEKIIE
- a CDS encoding long-chain fatty acid--CoA ligase, producing MEKLIDRPWYRFYPEIMNNSQSLPECSVYQLLHDSEKKYGNKVALRFQDQRISYRELKDTVDRLASSWHDMGIKKGERIGLMLLNQPMYVYAYYAAQKLGATVVQINPMYMPREIEEISHEVGLSYLVTESRYMEKLETVMKSYSFDQLFLTDQNSSVLLPNTHFIERLIKEKAPDQKAVPIKAKDDIAVIQFTGGTTGKMKGAMLTHYNLVSNVIQSYLMYGSEMKLGEEVTLTATPLYHVYAMTSGMNLSIYIGATNIIVPKFDVNDVLRIIRENQPSFFPGVPTMYNAFVNHPDVKEYGLNCFKFCSSGSAPLPIEVINRFEEITGAVIGEGFGMSETSPSTHRNPPFGERKIGSIGIPFPGTDCQIVDEDGNELPPKSVGELAIKGPQVMKGYWNKPEETSESIKNGWLLTGDLATMDKDGYFYIVGRKKEMIITGGFNVYPQEIESVLYEHPSVKEAAVIGIPHEYSGERVKAFVVVKDHSISEEELLAHCYENLTRYKVPKQIEIRDSLPRNTVGKLLKRLLITEETIETGR
- a CDS encoding 3-hydroxyacyl-CoA dehydrogenase family protein, with translation MNIERVSKVGVIGSGTMGSQIAMVCALAGYSVVLNDIEESSLDKARKSLEGHMARRIKKGKLTEGQVKEAFQLIHFSTSLNDFKEVDLVIEAIIEKLEVKRELFAKLDQICPNHCILATNSSTIVSSKLADATDRPEAICNIHFFNPALVMDLVEVVKGPHTSDQTADTAYEFVESLDKTPVLLQKEISGFVANRILGKLMDEAVYLLENGYATHEEIDLVCTKALNYPIGPFALMDLTGIDVNYYVRQQRFEESGNEADRPARIVEEKVNNGELGRKTGKGFYSYQT
- a CDS encoding enoyl-CoA hydratase-related protein codes for the protein MENIIFTQEDQLAYVTISRPDVRNALNKETLIELKQTLEKLEEMDEVKCVIITGEGEKSFAAGADISQLEKKTMYDAFKSGSMQEIYDYIEGYTKPTIAMVNGYALGGGCELAMACDIRVAATHAKFGLPELNLSIIPGAGGTQRLTRLVGRGKALEMILTGKLISSEEAAAIGLITETAEISNLKEKTVEIAEQIISKGPMAVMMAKLAVNMGADIDMKTGLLIEKLSQAILFASEDKNEGTRAFLEKRKPVFQGK
- a CDS encoding PaaI family thioesterase, producing MEANTSTKYERVRNDFETSPFFNLLGFELRSITEDEVILELPIERKLLNTHGSLHGGVYATMIDNIISLKMRSTIGSPVITINLTINYIAPITSGKIIAKAFVYGEGKRTKMGEGVVMDENGKLLAKGSGTFKVIKPKEQ
- a CDS encoding 3-hydroxyacyl-CoA dehydrogenase NAD-binding domain-containing protein — encoded protein: MQKIAVIGAGTMGRGIAYSAAAAGLSVILQDVSEASLEKSKSYLQTQFDRSVSKELLSKELADERFREINYTTELSEAAKDRDLVIEAVLELMELKTSIFKQLDEYAPDHAILATNTSTMSPTEIAAQTKRPDHCLALHFFNPVPKMKLIEVICGLETSEETISQAMAFGESIGKECVRINEFPGFAVSRMNCLIGNEAMNMVMEGVGSPEDIDKAMKLGLNHPMGPLELADLVGLDTRLRNMQYLYETLGEKYRPCPILTKYVKAGRLGRKSGRGFYTYD
- a CDS encoding acyl-CoA dehydrogenase family protein encodes the protein MDFELDQDIQFLKTNIRNFVENEVEKVAMTIEREDRIPDRIIEMSKEMGLFGLSIPEEYGGLGIGMVGKCALYEELGKTHNGFTTLIGAHTGIGSVGIVELGNEEQKEKYLPDMASGKKIGAFALTEPSAGSNASNLKTTAVKEGNKYILNGTKHYITNATEADVFTVMAATDPSKGAKGITSFIVEKDFPGFQVGAVEEKMGLKGSHSAELIFDNCEVPEENVLGEVGKGYVNALKILANGRAGLAARNLGSSQKLLDLSMEYVKERIQFGVPIIEHQAVAHMVAEMGVEIEALRSFTYRVAWMVDQGEKVIKEAAMLKLYGSEVYNRVADKALQVHGGIGYISDYPIERYFRDARITRIYEGTSEIQKNIIASQLRKEYS
- a CDS encoding thiolase family protein; protein product: MSENIVIVEAVRTPVGRYGGVLKSLNSGELAAIAIKETIARAGITPELIDEVILGEVRQTTQSSNVARIAALRAGVPPTSPAFTINRLCASGMQAIASAAQQIHSGQAEILVAGGTESLSHAPIYLRDSRFGGDRTKLVDSNLEAGQQPAELYGNNLGMGITAENVAEKYQISRGDQDAFAAESQRRAAVAIEDDVFAEEIVPVEVKSRRQTNLVNHDEHPRPGTTIEKLSMLKAVFKEGGSVTAGNSCGRNDGAVAMLVMTEAKASELQLQPLARIIDWATSGISPEIMGVGPVPAVKKLLERTGKQLNDIGLIELNEAFAAQALAVIRELGLQSDKVNVNGGAIALGHPLGATGARILTSLMYEMKRRDERFGIATLCVGGGQGMAMMVENMVN